In Candidatus Eremiobacterota bacterium, the genomic stretch CCCAACGGCCACCCGAACGGCAAACCGTCCAACGGCAAAGCGCCTCGCGGCAAAGCGGCCAACGGCAAAGCCGCCGCTTCCGCCGACGTCGCGCGCCCGTACACGGCCGACGACGTCGCGCGCCTGCGCGGCAGCGTTCACATCGAGCACACGCTCGCGCGACGCGGCGCCGAGAAGCTGCGGGCGCTGCTCGCGCGAGACGAACCGGTCGCGGCGCTGGGATGCATGACGGGCGGTCAGGCCGTGCAGGCGGTGAAGGCCGGTCTCAAAGCGATCTATCTCTCGGGCTGGCAAGTCGCCGCCGACGCGAACACCGCCGGCCAGATCTATCCGGATCAATCGCTGTACCCGTACGACTCGGTGCCGAAGGTCGTCGAGCGGATCAACAACGCGTTTGTGCGCGCCGACCAGATCGACGTGCTCGAAGGACGCGCCGGCGAGAAAGACTGGTTCGCGCCGATCGTCGCCGACATGGAAGCCGGGTTCGGCGGGCCGCTGAACGTCTTCGAGCTGGCGAAGTCGATGATCGCCGCCGGCGCGGCCGGCGTTCACCTCGAAGACCAGCTCGCCTCGGAGAAGAAGTGCGGACATCTGGGCGGCAAGGTGCTGATCCCGACCTCGCAGGCCGTCCGCAACCTGGTCGCGGCGCGGCTCGCGATGGACGTCTGCGACGTGCCGACCGTCCTCGTCGCGCGCACCGACGCGGACGCGGCGAACCTGCTGCTCAGCGACATCGACGAACGCGATCGCCCGTTCCTCACCGGCGAGCGCACGCTGGAGGGTTTCTTCCGCGTGAAGCCCGGGATCGATCAAGCGATCGCGCGCGGCCTCGCCTACGCGCCGTACGCCGACCTGATCTGGTGCGAAACCTCGCATCCCTCGCTCGAAGAAGCCGAGGCGTTCGCGCGCGGGATTCACGCGCAGTTCCCCGGCAAGATGCTGGCCTACAACTGCTCGCCCTCGTTCAACTGGAAGCTCAAGCTCGACGACGCGACGATCGCGCGCTTCCGCGCAGCGCTGTTCGAGTACGGCTACCGCTTCCAGTTCATCACGCTGGCCGGCTGGCACGCGCTGAACCACTCGATGTTCGAGCTCGCGCACGACTACGCCGAGCGCGGGATGTCCGCGTACGCCGAGTTCCAGCAGCGCGAGCTCGCGAGCGAGCTGGCGGGCTACACCGCCACGCGCCACCAGCGCGAAGTCGGCACCGGTTACTTCGACGAGGTCGCCAAAGTCGTCGGCGGCGGCTCCTCCTCGACCACCGCACTCACCGGCTCTACCGAAGAAGCCCAGTTCACCGCGACGACTGCTGCCGCGTAGCGGTCACGTAGGCGTCGGCGGCGGGGACGAGGCGGTCGCGGAGCGCGAGCGAGAAGCGCGCGCGCTCCATCGCGCGGTTGACGTACAGCGCCGGCGCGTTTCGCTCGCGCGCTTGCACGAAGGCGGCGAGCTCGGTGAGCGGCGCCGCGTTCCAGAACTCGCTCGGCGCGTTCGCGACCGCGAGCGCGCGCTCGAACTCGGACCGCGACGCGTTCAGCTCGTCGACGTGGGCCTGATAGAACCGCCACACGAGCTGCGGATTGTTCGGTGCGGCGGCCGCGATCAGCCGGCCGCGCACGCCGGCTGCCTGCGGCGGAAGCTCCGATGACATGACGATCTCGAGCGCCTGCTGCGCGAGCTTCGGATCGGCCGCGGAGACCAGCGCGCCGTAGTAGCGCCGCGCCTCGGTCTCGTTCTGCGCCGACTTCGCGATCGCGTGCAGCTGGTCGAACGTCGCCTGGTCGGCGTACCGCGCAACGACCGGCAGCACGACGTCCTGCTGCTCGGCATCGAGCGACGAGCGGTCGGCGACGAACCTCGCGAAACGGCGCCGCGCTTCTTGAACCACCGCGGGATCGTCCCACTCGCCCAAGTGCGCGATCAGCGAGCGCCGCACGAGCTGCGTCGTCGGCGCTTCGTGCGGTTGCGGATCCCAGCCGGTGAGGGCGAACGCGGGACGCGCCACCGAGCGCGCGAACGCGGCGAACGCGCCGTGGCCGGCGGTGCCGCGCTCGTCGCGCTCGATCGTCGTCAGCGCGTCGAGCACCTGCTCCCAAGCGCGCTGGTCGAGATCGGTCCGCAGCGCGGACGCGAGGGCGAGATACGATCCGAGCGGCGCTTTGTTCGCCTCTGCCAGCGCCCACTGGTCGTCGAGCAGCGCGATCTTGTCACCGTCGGGCAACGCGGCGAACGCGCGCCGGTTCGCGTTCAGCGTGGCGTCGTCGTACGCGACGCGGTAGAAGCCCACCGTGCCGGCGTTCGCGCTCAGCGGCTCGCCGCAGCGGCCGGCGGCGACGTGTTGGCCGTCGCGGCTGAAGAGCACGCGCTGCACGGCGCCGCGCGCGCCTGAGCGCACGCCGAGCGGAACGTTCCAGCGCGATTGCGCCGGATCGCTCCCGCTCAGCAGAAACCGCTGCTGCGTCAGCACGAGCGTGCGGGCTCCCGACACCGCGCACGTCGCGCGCACGCTCACCAGCGGAAAGCCGGGCTGGGTCGTCCAGCCCGCGGCGAGCTGCTCAACGTCGCGCCCGCTCGCCGCGGAGAGCGCCTGCCACAGATCGCCGCTCGTCGCGTTCGAGTACGCGCGCGCCTTGACGTACCGCCGGATCCCCGCGCGGAACGTGTCCGCGCCGACATACGCCTCGAGCATCCGCAGGAACGCTTGGCCTTTGTTGTAGGTGATCGCGGAGTCGAACGAGGCTTCGGCTTCCATCTCGTTCGTCACGTGCTGCTCGATCGGGTGCGAGTTGATCCGCGCATCGGCGCCCATCGCGACCTCTTTGGAGGCGTCCTGGCGCTCCCACCAGGCCCAGCTCGGATTGCGAAGCGCCGTCTCTTTCGCCGCCATCCACGACGCGAAGCTCTCGTTCAGCCAGATGTCGTCCCACCAGCTCATCGTGACGAGGTCGCCGTTCCACTGGTGCGCCATCTCGTGCGCCTGGATGCTGAACACGCGCTGCCGCTGATCGAGTGTCGCGTTCGGCCGAACCAGCAGCGCCTGATCGTTGTACGTGATCGCGCCCCAGTTCTCCATCGCGCCCTGAAAACCGCCGGGGACCGCGATCGAGTCGAGCTTCGGCAGCGGGTACGGATAGTCGAAGTACGCGTCGTAGTCGGCCAGGATCTGCTGCGCGTTGGCGAGCGCCGTCGCGCCGAACCGTTCCTGCCCGCGCACCGCGACGACGCCGAAGCCGCGTCCGCGCGCCGTCGCCGCGAGCCGGCCGAGTTCGCCGGCCGAGAACTCCATCAGGTACGTGGGCATCTTCGGCGAGCGCATGAACGTCGTGGTCGCGTTCGCGCCGTTCACCACCCGGCGCTCGACCGGCATATTCGAGAAGACGCTCCATCCGGCCGGCACGGTCGCGCTGAGCTGGAACGTCGCGCGGAACACCGGCTCGTCCCAGCACGGAAACATCCGGCGCGCATCCGTCGCCTCGAACTGCGTCGACAGCATCGTCCCCGCGGTACCGCCCGTGCGGTACGGCTGCACGAACAGCCCCTGCGGCGCGCTCTCGAGCTTGCCCGTGTACGCGAACGAAAGCGTGTGACGCCCGCTCGCCAGCGGGCTTGCGAGGGTGAGCGTGGTGAGCTGCTGCGCGTCGTCGCTCTGCACGCTCGCGACCGCCGCGCCGTCGAGCTTCACCTCGCTCAGCCGCTCGTTCAGCGAGTTGAACGCGATCGAGCGCACCGGCTTGCGCACCTCGAGCACGACCGTCTCGGTCCCCGCCAGCGTCTTCGCCGCGACGTCGGGGACGATCGCGACGCGGTAGTCCACCGGCACGACGTCTTTGGACAAGCGCCCCGGCGTGGCGTCGAAGTTGAACGGCGGCCTGGCGGACGCCGCCGCACCGAGCGACAACAAGAAAACGGCCGCCAGCGCGGACCGCACGAACGACGAATGCATCGCGCGGCAGTTTCCGCGCAGTTTTCGCGATGTCATGCCTTGCGGCCGCCCTGCGCGGTCTGCGGGTGCGGTCTTCAGTCGCGGGCGCGGTGCTGCCGGAAGGTCACGTTGAGCCGCGGCTCGGTGACGTGCGGATCGCGCGGGACGCAGTGCTCCCAGTAGAGCTGCGTGTCGCCGGCCATCACGATCAAGTCGCCGTGCGCCACGTCGACCGAGATCGGCTCGTAGTGCAGCCTGCTCTCTTTCTTCGGCCGCAGCCGAAAGGTGCGCGTCGCGCCGAGCGAGAGCGAGGCGACGACGAGCCGCGCGTCGCGCGTCCCGTCGCGGTCGCCGTGCCAGGCGACGGCGTCGTTGCCGTCGCGGTAGCGGTTGAGGAAGCAGTAGTCGAACGCCGTGCCGGTGTGGCGCTCGGCCATCGCGCGCACGAGCGAAAGCGCCGGCGTCCAGGGCTGCGCCATCTTCTCGCCGCGCCCGGCGGTCTCGCGCGGAACGAGCACGCGCCTGCCGTACATCAGCCGCGAGTCGGCGCGCCAGCGCGTGTCCGCGTTCAGCTCGCGCACCAGCGCGTCGGCCAGCGCGCGGTCGATGAACTCCGGAACGTAGGTGACGTCGCCGCGGTCGCCGACGAGGCGCAGCGGGCTCGCGGCGGAGGCGAAGAGGGCGAGTTGGCGGGACATGAGCAGGCCGAACATACGTTCGCCCTGCGGCGCTCAGCCCCTCTCGCTAGCGCTTCTTCGCTCGCGCCGCGCGGTCGGCGCGCTTGTTCGCCTTCTCGATCTCCGCGGCGATCTCGGGCTTGGTCAAATGCGTCGAGACGTGCATCCCGAGCCGGCGCGCTTCATCGAGGAGCTGCTCTTTGGTCTTGCCTTCGACGTCGACACCGCCATAGGAAGGCCCCGACGCGTTCGGGCCGCGTTCCGCGGCGCGCGGGTCGGAGGGGCCACGGTGGTCCTTGGCCTCCCAGTGGTCGCCGACTTTCTCGAACGAGTGCTTGACCGCCGCCCAGGCTACGCGGTGCGCGCGCTCTTCGTCGCCGCCGTACTCTTGCTCCGCGTTCTCGAGGGTCTTCTCGTACGTGTCTTGGGCCTTCTTCGGCGAGCGCTCGAGCGTCGAGGGCAACTCGGCGTACTCGCCTTTCTTCCCCTTTGCTGGCATGACGGGATCGTACCCGCGCGGGTAGAGATGCCTCATGGAAGACGACCGCTCGAACCCTGGTAAAGATGAACTACTGACTCCCACCGGCGACGACGCCTCCGGTGACGAACCCGCCGCGGACGAGGGGCTCGACCGGTACGACGAGCCGGTGCTCGCCGCCGACGCGACCGGGATGCTGGCGGGCGAAAAGCTCATCACCGACGCGGAGATCGAAGAAGGCCTGGACGGAAACGACCGGCTCGCAGGTGACGTGTAACCCGTGACGTAACCGAGTCGTCGTGAACGGAACCCGCAGCGCGCGCGCCAATCTTTGGGAGAAGGCGATGAGCCTACCCATGGCGCGCGACGAAGACTTTTTCGGCCCCAACCGGCGGCCGGTCGGAATCGACCCGAAGTATCTGCGCGTCATCAACGATACCGCTTTGCGGTCCCGGCTAATAATGGCTGGTATCGCGGAGGGGTTACAGTCACCCAAAGGCCCGCAGCGCATCAAGTCGATCATCCGCCTCTATCCCGATTTCGACGCGCCGCGGCCGGGCAACAAACCCCGGCCGGTTCGCTCCGCCGCCGCCGCGCCCGCGAGCCCGCCGGCGCGCGCGGCGTTCGGATTGCCGACGGTCGAGGAGCTCAACGCGCTGCTCGCGCGCATCCTGCAAACGGAGCGCGCGGTCAGCATCGAGATGCAAGGCCGGCTCGGCTCGGACATCGACCGGCTCAAGAAGCAGATCGCCACGCTCGACGGCGACGACTTCGAGCGCGCGTTCCGCGAGCTCGAGAACGCGATGCGCCAGCGGCGCGAGATCGCCGTGCAGATTCGCGAGGAAGCGTTCCGCCGGATCGACGCCGACAACTCGTTCGAGCCGCGGCGCTACTTGCGGTTGATCGCGCGGGAGCGCGGCGGCTAGCTCACATCATCGGCGGGATCCCGGTGTCGGCGACCTGCTGGCACTGCGGATGCCCGCACTGACAGCCGCCGTCGCCGAGCGGGCCGGTGGCTTCTTGCTCGCCGCAGCGCCGGCTGCAGTACTCGCCGTTCGGATCGATCGGCGCGGTGCTCTGCGCTTGCGCTTGCTTCGGATAGGGTCGCGTGCAGAGGCAGGCGTGGTGCTCGCACGTCGGGGTCGTCATGCGAAGGCTCGTACCCGCACCATTCGGCCAGAAACGGCGTGAACGCGGCAGCGCGCGCTCGCATGCCGAACCGCGTGCCGAAGCCGGCGTTCGTGTCGAATCCGCTACGCGAACACTACGCCCGCTTACGTCTTTCCGGGGTCCGACCGCGGGTTGCGACCTGCGTCGCAGCGCGACGGGGGGAGGTCGCGAACGCCGAGAACCTAGCCGATACCCCGGTAGAGACACCGGCCCGGGGATCAGGGGTGTCCTCTGAACGAGGAGTAGGGTCTAGCAGCAGTGATCCGAAGCATCGCCGCCAACGGGCGTCCTGATCTCGGCGGAGTTTTCCGTCCGATCGATCGGCCGCGCGTGCTCGAGCGCCTGGCGACTGCGGCGCAGTACCGGATCGCGACCATCATCGCGCCGGCGGGCTTCGGGAAATCGGTCGCGGTGAGGCAGTACTTGGCGACCGTCGCCTCGTCGGTCGTCTACGACGTGCCGCCCGACGCCGCGACGCTGCTGCCGTTCGTGCGCGGTTTCGCCGACGCGCTCGAAGGAGTCGTCCCGGCGCTGCGCCGTTCGCTGGCGACGGCGCTCGACGGCGCGCGGAACTCGGCGACCCCGGGCCGCGACCTTGCGACCTGGGTCGCGACCCACATTCGCACGCTCGACACGCTGGTCGTCATCGATGACCTGCACCACGGCGAGGCCGATCAGGAGATCTCGCGGTTCATCGCCGCGCTGGTCGACCGCACCAAGGACGGCCCGCGCTGGCTGTTCTCCTCGCGCAGCCCGCTGCAGCTCCCGGTCGCCTCGTGGCTCGCCTACGGCGAGTCCGATCTGGTCGTCGACGCCGTCGACCTGCGCTTCAGCATCGACGAAGCGAAGCAGAGCGCCCGCGCGACCCGGGTCGCCGTGCGCGACGAAGAGCTGGAGCAGATCCTCGGCTTGATCGACGGCTGGCCGGCGGCGCTGACCTTCGCGCTGCGCACGTCCACCCGCGCCAGCGATCTGCGCGCGGTCTCGGCCGGAACGCGCGAGATGGTCTACCGCTATCTCGCCGAGCAGGTGTGGCATTCGCTGGACGACCGCATCCGCGGCTTCTTGCGCACCGCCGCGTTTCTTCCGCGCTTGGAGACGCGTCTTGCCGTGGCCGCCGGTTTCGACGACGCCGCGGCGATCATCGAGTCGCTGCGCGAGCGCGTCGCCTTCATCACCGTTCTCGACTCCGGCGTCTACAAGCTGCACGACCTCTTCCGCGACTTCGTTCAGCGCCAGATCGCGCTCGAAGGCGACGAAGCGCTGCGCGCCGCCCAAGTCACCGCGGGCAGCATCCTCGAGAAGGTCGGGCTCCCCGAGGCGGCATTGCAGCGCTACATCGAAGCCCGCGCGACCGACCACATCGTCCGCGTCATCACGACCTACAACTTCACCCTCCTCGACAACGGCCACTTGGACACGGTGGAACGGGCGATCCGCACGCTGCCGAGCGGCAAGGTGCTGCAGCTGCCCGGTGTGCTCGCCGTGCGAGCCGCAATCGAGGACGCGCACGGGCGCGTCGAGCAAGCGGAGAAGTGGTACGCATCGGTCTTAGCGCAACCGGGCGGCGACGACTCCACGTTCGCGACAGCCGTCGCTTGGCGCTACGGGCTCCTGCTGTTCAACCAAGGACGCCTGGACGCGCTTCCCGTGCTGCAAACGTTTAGCGCTCGAGGCGACCTGAATCCAAGCGACCGCGCGCAAATCCTCGGCACGCTCGCGACAACCTACGCGCTGGCGAACGATCTCGACAAAGCAAAAGAAACGCTCTCCGAAGCATTGGAGCTCGCCGAGTTCGCCGACGACGACACGCGCACGCGAACCTACGGGCGCGCCGCCACGGTGGCGTTCTATGCGGGCGACGCCGCATCGGTCGAACAGTACACGCGTGAGGCGACGCGGCTCGCGATCGAGTGCGGGGCGTTCGGGCTTGCCGCGCGTCTCTTTTCGGCGCTCGCGTCGCAGAACTGGTTCGCGGGCCGGATCCCGGTTGCGGCCTGGTACGCGACGCAGGTGGCGACGAACGCCGAGAAGGCCGGAAATCCCCAGATGCGCGCGGTCGGGCTGCGGACGCTGATGGACATCGAGGGCGAACGCGGGAACGCGGAACGCGTCGCCGAGCTGGAACACGAGTTGGGTCAGCTTTCGTATCGCGGGCCTGCCGGCATCATGGGCTGGCTCGTCGGACGCGCCATGGCGTTGACATGGCGCAAGCAGTTCGCCGAAGCGCAAGCGCTGCTCACGACCGCGTCGGACAACGAGCTCACGCCGTACCAGCAACGGCTGCGCTACGCCCTTCTCGCAGTCGTGTCCGCCGCCGCGGCAAACAAGCGCGCGTCGAGCGACGCGCTGGCGGGCTACGAGCGCGCCGTCGAGCGTGACACCGATCCGCGGCCGGTCTTCGCGCGTTCGCGGGCGCTCGCCGAGCGGCTCGCTGCGCTCGCGAATCTTCTCGTCGGGCGCAACGCCGTCGCGCAACGCATCCTACGCGCAATCCGCGGCAAGCGCGAGGACCTGGCTGCGTTCGACGCGGTACTCGGGAGCGTGCTGCTCCGCGAGCCGGACGGCATTGCCACGGGACTGCGCGAGATGCGCCTTGCCGGGCAAAGCGGCTATGCCAAGCTGATCGAGATCGTGACCGCGGCGATCCTCGAACCCCAGGACCAGACCGACCAGAACGAAGCGCTGACCTCCGCCGAGACCGACGTCCTGCGCGCGATGGCGCGGGGACTCTCGAACCAAGCGATCGCGGACGAACAGGGACGGACGATCAATACGGTCCGCTCGCACGTCTCGTCCATCCTGCGAAAGCTCCAGGCCTCCAGCCGGGGTGAGGCCGTGGCAGCCGCCCGCCGGCGGGAACTCGTCTAGCGACGAAACGGCCTCGTCCTTTCGGACGAGTGTTGCCATCTCGGCTCCTTGATACGGTGAGGGCGTCCCCCGCATCGCTAAGGAGTTGTCTGTGCTGGAAGCTGTTCTCGGAATCGTCGGCGTCGTTACCGTGGTTTGCAATACCCCGCCGATGAGTTGCTGACACGTGATGACAGGGGTGCTTTAAAAATGGAAGGTCGGGCCGCGTTGGCGCGGCAGCTCGGTGAGACGAGGACGGACGCCGTCGAGGCGATCCTCGGTCGGCTTGGGCCCCGCTCGGCGGGGCAGGCTTCGGTCCTCGTGGTGCGGTCGCTGGTGTCCGCGCTTGCGACGGCGATCGAAGCGGCCAGTCCGGATGCCGTCGTCTCGTGGGGTCGGATCGCGCACGCCAAGTTGGCGCTGCCGGTGATCCACGACCTGGTATCGGCCGGGTGCGACGTCGCGGCGGCTGCGGGTGAGCCGCTCGACGTCGACTTTCCGGCTCTGCTCGTCTTCCTCGAGATCGTCAAGGCGCACGTCGCCGAAGCGTTCCCGCTCGCGCCGGGACAGCGGTTCGAAGACCCGCAGCGCACGACGAACGGCGTGATCGAAGGCGTCCTGGCGATGCTGAAGGCGCGCGACGAAGCGACCTGCGCACACTCGCACGCGACCGGCGCGTGGTGCCGCCGCCTCTCCGAAGCGATGGGGCTGCCCGCCGGCACGACCGACATCATCGTCAAGGCGGGCGTCCTGCACGACATCGGCAAGATCGCCACTCCCGACGAGATCCTGTTCAAGACCGGTCCGCTGACCGAAGCCGAGTGGGTCGTGATGCAGCAGCACGCCGAGTTCGGCGCGCAGATCCTCAGCGAGCTGCCGACTCTCGCCGCGTACGCGCCGATCGTGCGCGCACACCACGAGCGCTGGGACGGCACCGGCTATCCCTACGGGCTCAAAGGCGAGCAGATCCCGTTCGAAGCGCGCGTCGTCGCGGTCGCCGACGCCTTCCACGCGATGATCAGCGCTCGGCCGTACCGTCCCGCGATCGCGCAGCGCGAGGCGATGGAGATTCTGCGCGAAGGCCGCGGCACGCAATGGGACGCGGAAGTCGTCGACGCGATGATAGCAATGTTGGACGCGCCACGCTCGGTCGGGCGTCGGGAAGTGGCACTCGGGTAGGCCCCTATCGGGTGTGGGCCGGAGGAGGATCGCGCTGCGGGTGTAGGCGCGGTCCTCTTCCGCATTTCCGGGTGAATGGGATTTTGGCGGGCGTGGTGGGTCAGGATAGTGTGTGGCAACACCATCGCACCCCCGCCCAACTCCAATCAAAAATGAAAAAGACCCGAGCTCGCTGAGCCCGGGTCTTCCTCTAGCCCGACACCTTCCTAGTAGTCGTCGTCGGTCGAGTGCGCGAGCGGACCTTCGTCCTCTTCCTCGTCGTCCTTGTACTCCTCGTCCTCGTCCTCGAGGACGTAGCCTTCCTCGTCTTCTTCCTCTTCCGCGACCGGCGGCGCTTCCTCGTCGACGACTTCGTCGACGACGATCTCGCCGTCGTCGGTCATCGTCGCGCGGAGTCCGCCGAGCGGCGAAGCCGGAAGGAGGTCGTCGTCCGGTGCGCGGCCGCGCGCCGGACCGGCGCTGATGAGCGGCGCTTCATCGTCGAGCTCTTCCTCTTCTTCCTCGGGCTCCTCGCCGGCGACGGGGCCGGGGGCTTCAGCGCTCTCGGCTTCCTCCGGTTCCTCTTCCTCGTCCTCGGCGGGAAGGCCGATCGACGCCGCCGCAGCGGCCTGCGAGAGGCGGTCGCGCTCGGCTTCGCGCTCGGCGAGCGCGGTCTGCGACAGGCGCGGATCTTCGTCGCCCATCAGCAGCCCGATCTCTTGCGCGCGCTCCGCCATGTCGTCGTCCTGAATGCGGATCTCGACCTCTTCGCGCTGCTCCGTCAACACCTTGACGTCGAGCGCGAGCGACTGCAGCTCCTTGATCAGAACCTTGAACGACTCCGGAACGCCCGGCTCCAGCACGTTCTCGCCCTTGACGATCGCCTCGTACGTCTTGACGCGGCCGACGACGTCGTCGGACTTGACGGTGAGCAGCTCCTGCAGCGTGTAGGCGGCGCCGTACGCTTCGAGCGCCCAGACCTCCATCTCGCCGAAACGCTGACCGCCGAACTGCGCCTTACCGCCCAGCGGCTGCTGGGTGATCATCGAGTACGGACCGGTCGAGCGCGCGTGGATCTTGTCGTCGACCAAGTGCGCGAGCTTGAGCATGTAGATGTAGCCGACGGTGATCGGCCGGCCGAACCGTTCGCCGGAACGCCCGTCACGCAGCCAGGTCTTGCCGTCCGCCGGGAGACCGGCGTCCTGCAGCCACTCGCTGATGTCCTCCGCGTGCGCGCCGTCGAAGACCGGCGTCGCGATGTGGAAGCCGAGCATCGCGGCGGCCCAGCCGAGATGGGTCTCCATGATCTGCCCGAGGTTCATGCGCGAGGGAACACCGAGCGGGTTGAGCACGATGTCGACCGGCGTGCCGTCCTCGAGGTACGGCATGTCCTCTTCCGGCAGCACCTTGGCGATGACGCCCTTGTTGCCGTGCCGGCCGGCCATCTTGTCGCCCTGCAGAATCTTGCGCTTCTGCGCGACGTAGACGCGCACCAGATGGTTCACGCCCGGGCTGAGCTCGTCGCCGTTCTCGCGCGAGAAGCGCTTGACGTCGCTGATCTTGCCCTTCTCGCCGTGCGGAACTTTCAGCGAGGTGTCGCGCACTTCGCGCGACTTCTCGCCGAAGATCGCGCGCAGCAGCCGCTCCTCGGCGGTCAACTCGGTCTCGCCCTTCGGCGTGACCTTGCCGACGAGGATGTCCTCGGGCCGCACCTCGGCGCCGATGCGGATGATCCCGTTCTCGTCGAGGTCCTTCAGCGAGTCCTCACCGACGTTGGGGATGTCGCGCGTGATCTCTTCGGGTCCGAGCTTCGTGTCGCGGGCCTCGCACTCGTACTCCTCGATGTGGATCGAGGTGAAGCGGTCGTCCTTGACCATGCGCTCGGAGATGAGGATCGCGTCCTCGTAGTTGTAGCCTTCCCACGGCATGAACGCGACGAGCACGTTCTGCCCCAGCGCGAGCTCGCCCTGATCCGAGGACGGCCCGTCGCCCAGGATCTGCCCGCGCACCACCTTGTCGCCGACGCGGACGATGGGGCGCTGGTTGATGCACGTGCCGGCGTTCGAGCGGGTGAACTTGAGCAGCTCGTAGGCGTGCTCGAGCCCGTCGTCGTCGTGCTTGACGACGACTTGGTGGGCGTCGGCCTGCACCACTTCGCCTTCGGAGCGCGCGAGAACGCAGCCGCCCGAGTCCTTCGCCGCGCGGTACTCCATCCCGGTGCCGACGATCGGCGCCTGCGGGCGGAGCAGCGGGACGGCCTGGCGCTGCATGTTCGCGCCCATCAGCGCGCGGTTCGCGTCGTCGTGCTCGAGGAACGGGATCAGCGCGGTCGCGACCGAGACGATCTGCTTCGGCGAGACGTCCATGAGCTGCACCTTGGCGGGCGGCTCCTCGACGTATTCCTCGGCGTAGCGCGCGACGACGGCGGGGACGGTGATCTTCCCCTTCTCGTCGATCTCGGTGTTCGCTTGCGCGATGATGTACTCGTCCTCGCGGTCCGCGGTCAGGTAGCGGATCTCGTTGGTGACGGTTCCGTCGCTCACGACGCGGTACGGCGTCTCGATGAAGCCGTAGCGGTTGACGCGCGCGAAGGTCGCGAGCGAGCCGATCAGACCGATGTTCGGCCCTTCCGGCGTCTCGATCGGGCAGATGCGGCCGTAGTGCGAGTGGTGGACGTCCCGCACCTCGAAACCGGCGCGCTCGCGCGAGAGACCGCCCGGCCCGAGAGCCGAGAGCCGGCGCTTGTGCGTCAGCTCGGCGAGCGAGTTGGTCTGGTCCATGAACTGCGAGAGCTGCGAGGAGCCGAAGAACTCTTTGATCGCTGCGACGACGGGCCGGATGTTGATCAGCGCCTGCGGCGTGACGGTCTCGATGTCCTGAACGGTCATGCGCTCGCGCACGACGCGCTCCAGGCGCAGCAAGCCGACCCGGAACTGGTTCTGCAGCAGCTCCCCGACGCTGCGGATGCGGCGGTTGCCGAGGTGGTCGATGTCGTCCTTGTTGACGACCTTGCCCTGCACCTTGATGAGCCGGCGCAGCACCGCGATCATGTCCTCGCGCGTGAGCGCCTTCTTGTCGATCGGCGGGATGCGCAGCCCGGCGGCGGCATACTCTTTCTCGAGCTTGCCGCTGAGCTTGTAGCGGCCGACGCCGGCGAGGTCGTAGCGCTTCTCGTCGAAGAACAGCGACTCCAGCAGCTTCTCGGCGTTCTCCGCGTTCTCGGGCTCGCCGGGACGCAGCTTCTTGTAGATCTCCTTGAGGGCGTCTTCCTTGGTCTTGACGTCCTTGTCTTTCTCAAGGCAGTTCTTGATCAGCGGGGACTCGTCGAAGAGCGCGACGATCGCCTCGTCGGACTCCCAGTCGAACCCGAGGTCGGGGCGCGAGAGCGCGCGCACGAACGTCGTCGCGTAGATCTTGCGGTTCTTGTCGA encodes the following:
- a CDS encoding HD-GYP domain-containing protein, which gives rise to MSALATAIEAASPDAVVSWGRIAHAKLALPVIHDLVSAGCDVAAAAGEPLDVDFPALLVFLEIVKAHVAEAFPLAPGQRFEDPQRTTNGVIEGVLAMLKARDEATCAHSHATGAWCRRLSEAMGLPAGTTDIIVKAGVLHDIGKIATPDEILFKTGPLTEAEWVVMQQHAEFGAQILSELPTLAAYAPIVRAHHERWDGTGYPYGLKGEQIPFEARVVAVADAFHAMISARPYRPAIAQREAMEILREGRGTQWDAEVVDAMIAMLDAPRSVGRREVALG
- a CDS encoding alpha-ketoglutarate-dependent dioxygenase AlkB, which translates into the protein MFGLLMSRQLALFASAASPLRLVGDRGDVTYVPEFIDRALADALVRELNADTRWRADSRLMYGRRVLVPRETAGRGEKMAQPWTPALSLVRAMAERHTGTAFDYCFLNRYRDGNDAVAWHGDRDGTRDARLVVASLSLGATRTFRLRPKKESRLHYEPISVDVAHGDLIVMAGDTQLYWEHCVPRDPHVTEPRLNVTFRQHRARD
- a CDS encoding M1 family metallopeptidase, producing MTSRKLRGNCRAMHSSFVRSALAAVFLLSLGAAASARPPFNFDATPGRLSKDVVPVDYRVAIVPDVAAKTLAGTETVVLEVRKPVRSIAFNSLNERLSEVKLDGAAVASVQSDDAQQLTTLTLASPLASGRHTLSFAYTGKLESAPQGLFVQPYRTGGTAGTMLSTQFEATDARRMFPCWDEPVFRATFQLSATVPAGWSVFSNMPVERRVVNGANATTTFMRSPKMPTYLMEFSAGELGRLAATARGRGFGVVAVRGQERFGATALANAQQILADYDAYFDYPYPLPKLDSIAVPGGFQGAMENWGAITYNDQALLVRPNATLDQRQRVFSIQAHEMAHQWNGDLVTMSWWDDIWLNESFASWMAAKETALRNPSWAWWERQDASKEVAMGADARINSHPIEQHVTNEMEAEASFDSAITYNKGQAFLRMLEAYVGADTFRAGIRRYVKARAYSNATSGDLWQALSAASGRDVEQLAAGWTTQPGFPLVSVRATCAVSGARTLVLTQQRFLLSGSDPAQSRWNVPLGVRSGARGAVQRVLFSRDGQHVAAGRCGEPLSANAGTVGFYRVAYDDATLNANRRAFAALPDGDKIALLDDQWALAEANKAPLGSYLALASALRTDLDQRAWEQVLDALTTIERDERGTAGHGAFAAFARSVARPAFALTGWDPQPHEAPTTQLVRRSLIAHLGEWDDPAVVQEARRRFARFVADRSSLDAEQQDVVLPVVARYADQATFDQLHAIAKSAQNETEARRYYGALVSAADPKLAQQALEIVMSSELPPQAAGVRGRLIAAAAPNNPQLVWRFYQAHVDELNASRSEFERALAVANAPSEFWNAAPLTELAAFVQARERNAPALYVNRAMERARFSLALRDRLVPAADAYVTATRQQSSR
- the aceA gene encoding isocitrate lyase; the encoded protein is MQFPAPSPNGHPNGKPSNGKAPRGKAANGKAAASADVARPYTADDVARLRGSVHIEHTLARRGAEKLRALLARDEPVAALGCMTGGQAVQAVKAGLKAIYLSGWQVAADANTAGQIYPDQSLYPYDSVPKVVERINNAFVRADQIDVLEGRAGEKDWFAPIVADMEAGFGGPLNVFELAKSMIAAGAAGVHLEDQLASEKKCGHLGGKVLIPTSQAVRNLVAARLAMDVCDVPTVLVARTDADAANLLLSDIDERDRPFLTGERTLEGFFRVKPGIDQAIARGLAYAPYADLIWCETSHPSLEEAEAFARGIHAQFPGKMLAYNCSPSFNWKLKLDDATIARFRAALFEYGYRFQFITLAGWHALNHSMFELAHDYAERGMSAYAEFQQRELASELAGYTATRHQREVGTGYFDEVAKVVGGGSSSTTALTGSTEEAQFTATTAAA
- a CDS encoding ChaB family protein; the protein is MPAKGKKGEYAELPSTLERSPKKAQDTYEKTLENAEQEYGGDEERAHRVAWAAVKHSFEKVGDHWEAKDHRGPSDPRAAERGPNASGPSYGGVDVEGKTKEQLLDEARRLGMHVSTHLTKPEIAAEIEKANKRADRAARAKKR